The Mycolicibacterium smegmatis genome has a window encoding:
- the puuE gene encoding allantoinase PuuE, whose product MSYPRDMVGYGRTPPDPQWPGGAAIAVQFVLNYEEGAENCVLDGDPASETFLSEMTPAEAFPNRHMSMESLYEYGSRAGLWRVLRVFEQRGIPLTIFAVARAMQRNPEAVAAFTELGHEIACHGLRWKSYQLTDRDTEREHMAEAVRILKELTGSAPLGWYTGRDSPYTRELVVEHGGFVYDSDSYADDLPYWVQVDGSDHLVVPYTLDTNDMRFASPAGFANGEEFFAHLRDAFDVLYAEGLAGAPKMLSVGLHCRLVGRPARTAALQRFLDHVQSHDKVWLARRIEIAEHWRTVHPA is encoded by the coding sequence ATGAGCTACCCGAGAGATATGGTCGGCTACGGCCGCACGCCCCCGGATCCGCAGTGGCCCGGCGGTGCGGCGATCGCCGTGCAGTTCGTGCTCAACTACGAAGAGGGCGCGGAGAACTGCGTGCTGGACGGCGACCCGGCCTCGGAGACCTTCCTGTCGGAGATGACGCCGGCCGAGGCGTTCCCCAACCGGCACATGAGCATGGAATCGCTCTACGAGTACGGTTCACGCGCCGGGTTGTGGCGTGTGCTGCGGGTTTTCGAGCAGCGCGGCATACCGCTGACGATCTTCGCGGTGGCCCGCGCCATGCAGCGCAACCCCGAGGCCGTCGCGGCCTTCACCGAACTGGGCCACGAGATCGCGTGCCACGGACTGCGGTGGAAGTCCTATCAGCTGACCGACCGCGACACCGAGCGTGAACACATGGCCGAGGCCGTGCGGATCCTCAAGGAGCTCACGGGTTCGGCCCCGCTGGGCTGGTACACGGGCCGGGATTCGCCGTACACGCGTGAACTGGTGGTCGAGCACGGCGGATTCGTCTACGACTCCGATTCCTACGCCGACGACCTGCCGTACTGGGTGCAGGTCGACGGATCCGATCACCTCGTGGTGCCCTACACGCTGGACACCAACGACATGCGGTTCGCCTCGCCCGCCGGATTCGCCAACGGTGAGGAGTTCTTCGCGCATCTGCGCGACGCGTTCGACGTGCTCTACGCCGAGGGCCTCGCGGGAGCACCCAAGATGCTCTCGGTGGGCCTGCACTGCCGACTGGTGGGGCGGCCCGCGAGAACCGCTGCGCTGCAGCGATTCCTGGACCACGTGCAGTCACACGACAAGGTGTGGCTGGCGCGGCGCATCGAGATCGCCGAGCACTGGCGCACCGTGCACCCGGCCTAG
- a CDS encoding pyridoxal phosphate-dependent aminotransferase, translating into MTVRRLQPFAVTIFAEMSALATRLGAVNLGQGFPDEDGPAEMLKVAQNAIADGVNQYPPGLGVPELRQAIAAQRKRVHGVQYDPDTEVLVTVGATEAIAASVIGLVEPGSEVLVIEPFYDSYSPVIAMAGCERRAVPLVPSGRGFAIDVDALRAAVTPQTKALILNSPHNPTGAVASDAELRAVAALAVEHDLLVITDEVYEALVFDSHRHLTLASYPGMRDRTVTISSAAKMFNATGWKIGWACGAPELIAGVRAAKQYLTYVGGAPFQPAVAHALNHEDGWVADLRDSFQSKRDRLGSALAEIGFEVHDSRGTYFLCADPRPLGYDDSTAFCAELPTRAGVAAIPMSAFCDPDAPHADVWNHLVRFAFCKRDDTLDEAIRRLQALRRC; encoded by the coding sequence ATGACCGTCCGCAGACTGCAGCCGTTCGCCGTGACCATCTTCGCCGAGATGTCGGCGCTGGCCACACGCCTGGGCGCGGTCAACCTGGGGCAGGGTTTCCCGGATGAGGACGGCCCGGCCGAGATGCTCAAGGTCGCGCAGAACGCCATCGCCGACGGGGTCAACCAGTACCCGCCCGGCCTCGGGGTGCCCGAACTGCGGCAGGCCATCGCCGCGCAGCGCAAGCGCGTCCACGGCGTTCAGTACGACCCCGACACCGAGGTGCTGGTCACCGTCGGCGCCACCGAGGCGATCGCGGCGTCGGTCATCGGGCTCGTCGAACCCGGCTCCGAGGTGCTGGTGATCGAGCCGTTCTACGACTCGTACTCCCCCGTGATCGCCATGGCGGGCTGCGAGCGCCGCGCGGTGCCGCTCGTCCCGAGCGGGCGCGGGTTCGCGATCGACGTCGATGCGCTGCGCGCCGCCGTGACGCCGCAGACCAAGGCCCTGATCCTCAACTCGCCGCACAATCCGACCGGCGCGGTCGCCTCGGACGCCGAACTGCGCGCGGTCGCGGCCCTGGCCGTCGAGCACGACCTGCTGGTGATCACCGACGAGGTGTACGAGGCCCTGGTCTTCGACAGCCACCGCCACCTGACGCTCGCGAGCTATCCGGGGATGCGCGACCGCACCGTCACGATCTCGAGCGCGGCCAAGATGTTCAACGCGACCGGCTGGAAGATCGGCTGGGCCTGCGGTGCGCCCGAGTTGATCGCCGGGGTGCGTGCGGCCAAGCAGTACCTCACCTACGTGGGCGGGGCGCCGTTCCAGCCCGCGGTCGCGCACGCGTTGAACCACGAGGACGGCTGGGTGGCGGATCTGCGCGACTCGTTCCAGTCCAAGCGGGACCGGCTGGGCTCGGCGCTCGCCGAGATCGGGTTCGAGGTGCACGACAGCCGCGGCACGTACTTCCTGTGCGCCGACCCGCGCCCGCTCGGATACGACGACAGCACCGCGTTCTGCGCCGAACTGCCCACCAGGGCCGGTGTCGCGGCCATCCCCATGTCTGCGTTCTGCGATCCCGACGCACCACACGCCGATGTGTGGAATCACCTGGTGCGCTTCGCGTTCTGCAAGCGTGACGACACCCTCGACGAGGCGATCCGCCGACTTCAGGCGCTGCGGAGGTGCTGA
- the alc gene encoding allantoicase, producing the protein MSETPPDFTWLPDLALRSLGGAVVWANDETFAEKENLISPGPSQYRPATFGHKGQIYDGWETRRRREAGHDSAIVRLGVPGVIRGIVVDTAWFKGNYPPEVSVEAIEVDGYPTAGQLAADTGWTPLIERSRVHGDTRNNFEVHSEDRWTHVRLNIFPDGGVARLRVHGEGRPDKRFLGIGPVDLAALENGALVLDCSNRFYSSPHNLIFPGLAQAMGDGWETARRRDDGNDWVRIRLAGPGRVRLAEVDTSYFVGNCPGEAALSGLSADGRWVDLLPRTALLPDTRHRFLVDVADVVSEVRLDIYPDGGLARLRLYGDLA; encoded by the coding sequence ATGAGTGAAACCCCACCCGATTTCACCTGGCTACCCGATCTGGCCCTGCGGTCGTTGGGCGGCGCGGTGGTGTGGGCCAACGACGAGACGTTCGCGGAGAAGGAGAACCTGATCTCGCCCGGGCCGTCGCAGTACCGGCCCGCGACGTTCGGGCACAAGGGCCAGATCTACGACGGGTGGGAGACCCGCAGGCGGCGTGAGGCCGGGCACGACTCGGCGATCGTGCGCCTCGGTGTGCCCGGTGTGATCCGCGGGATCGTCGTCGACACCGCGTGGTTCAAGGGCAACTACCCGCCCGAGGTGTCGGTCGAAGCGATCGAGGTGGACGGTTATCCCACGGCCGGGCAGCTCGCCGCCGATACGGGGTGGACACCGCTCATCGAACGCTCCCGCGTTCACGGCGACACCCGCAACAACTTCGAGGTGCATTCCGAGGACCGCTGGACGCACGTGCGGCTCAACATCTTTCCCGACGGCGGCGTGGCGCGGCTACGTGTGCACGGCGAAGGCCGCCCCGACAAACGGTTCCTCGGCATCGGGCCGGTGGATCTGGCTGCATTGGAGAACGGTGCGTTGGTGCTCGACTGCTCCAACCGCTTCTACAGCTCACCGCACAACCTCATCTTCCCCGGCCTGGCGCAGGCCATGGGTGACGGTTGGGAGACCGCACGCCGCCGCGACGACGGAAACGACTGGGTGCGAATCCGTTTGGCGGGCCCGGGACGCGTGCGCCTGGCCGAGGTGGACACGTCCTACTTCGTGGGTAACTGCCCGGGTGAGGCCGCGCTGAGCGGGCTGAGCGCCGACGGCCGGTGGGTGGACCTGCTGCCGCGCACCGCGCTGCTGCCCGACACGCGGCACCGGTTCCTCGTCGACGTTGCCGACGTGGTGTCGGAAGTGCGACTGGACATCTACCCCGACGGCGGCCTCGCGCGCCTGCGACTGTACGGAGATCTGGCATGA
- a CDS encoding DUF6986 family protein translates to MPAPTHRVAADVHARIDALLTQVDADLAARFPGDRDAVQPVHTVYIGAADADEHTPRQWGEAALELLERHADLLTELSDGEGDTALALTRKRLADAPIADLRLDFEDGYGRRSDDVEDADALRAGETLRALGLQSSGVRIKGLTMAERTRAVRTLELVLDGGIPDGFVFTVPKLRAAEQVTAAVWVCEALESAHGLPERTLQFELQIESPQAVLGPDGTATVAAAIHRADGRCTGLHYGTYDYSAACGIAPQHQSLDHPIADHAKAVMQTAAAQTGVWVADGSTQVSPIGTDEQVAQAIRRHHRLVTRSLERGLYQGWDMHPGHLVTRWLATFAFFRAAMAAAAPRLQNYLDRRGGAIVDEPATAEALATVVLRGLDCGAFEAADVLALAPGATVEVLHDLKNRI, encoded by the coding sequence GTGCCCGCTCCCACACACCGCGTCGCCGCCGACGTCCACGCCCGTATCGATGCCCTGTTGACACAGGTCGACGCCGACCTCGCAGCACGGTTCCCCGGCGACCGCGACGCCGTCCAGCCCGTCCATACCGTGTACATCGGTGCGGCCGATGCCGACGAGCACACCCCGCGGCAGTGGGGTGAGGCGGCGCTCGAGCTGCTCGAACGGCATGCCGACCTGCTGACCGAACTGTCCGACGGGGAAGGCGACACCGCGCTGGCGTTGACACGTAAACGCCTCGCCGACGCCCCGATCGCCGATCTGCGGCTCGATTTCGAGGACGGCTACGGCAGACGCTCCGACGACGTCGAGGACGCCGATGCGTTGCGCGCGGGCGAGACGCTGCGCGCACTCGGCCTGCAGAGTTCGGGCGTGCGTATCAAGGGCCTGACCATGGCCGAGCGCACACGCGCCGTGCGGACCCTGGAACTGGTGCTCGACGGCGGGATTCCCGACGGCTTCGTGTTCACGGTGCCCAAACTGCGTGCCGCCGAGCAGGTCACGGCCGCGGTGTGGGTGTGTGAGGCACTCGAATCCGCGCACGGCCTGCCCGAGCGCACGCTTCAGTTCGAACTGCAGATCGAGAGCCCGCAGGCCGTGCTCGGCCCCGACGGCACCGCGACCGTGGCCGCGGCCATCCACCGCGCCGACGGGCGCTGCACCGGATTGCACTACGGCACCTACGATTACAGCGCCGCATGCGGCATCGCACCGCAGCACCAGTCGCTGGACCATCCCATCGCCGACCACGCCAAGGCCGTCATGCAGACCGCGGCCGCGCAGACCGGAGTGTGGGTGGCCGACGGCTCCACCCAGGTGTCCCCGATCGGCACCGACGAGCAGGTGGCCCAGGCCATCCGGCGCCACCACCGCCTGGTCACCCGATCGCTGGAGCGTGGTCTCTACCAGGGTTGGGACATGCATCCGGGCCATCTGGTGACACGCTGGCTCGCGACGTTCGCGTTCTTCCGCGCCGCGATGGCCGCCGCGGCCCCGCGGTTGCAGAATTACCTGGACCGCCGCGGCGGCGCGATCGTCGACGAACCGGCCACGGCCGAGGCGCTGGCCACCGTGGTGCTGCGTGGATTGGACTGTGGCGCATTCGAGGCCGCGGACGTGCTGGCGCTCGCACCGGGCGCCACCGTCGAGGTGTTGCACGACCTGAAGAACCGGATCTAG
- a CDS encoding MarR family winged helix-turn-helix transcriptional regulator yields the protein MPSAEEPQWLSPAEKEAWTGLVSLILLMPGRLEAPLRDVDLNLFEYLALSHISEAPDRRIRMSELAFLANGSLSRLSNVVKRFEQRGWVTRSPDPTDGRYTLAELTDAGYRLVMTAAPIHLRAVREFVLDPLTASEQQALARIAEKLRIRPADLA from the coding sequence ATGCCCAGCGCCGAGGAACCGCAGTGGCTCAGCCCGGCCGAGAAAGAGGCGTGGACGGGTCTGGTCTCCCTGATCCTGCTGATGCCGGGCCGGCTTGAGGCGCCGCTGCGTGACGTCGACCTGAACCTGTTCGAGTACCTGGCCCTCAGCCACATCTCCGAGGCCCCCGACCGCCGGATCCGGATGAGTGAGCTGGCGTTTCTCGCCAACGGCTCGCTCTCGCGCCTGTCGAACGTGGTCAAACGGTTCGAGCAACGCGGCTGGGTGACCCGCTCCCCCGATCCGACCGACGGCCGGTACACGCTCGCCGAACTCACCGACGCCGGATATCGCCTCGTCATGACGGCGGCACCCATCCATCTGCGTGCCGTGCGCGAGTTCGTCCTCGACCCGCTCACGGCGTCCGAGCAGCAAGCACTCGCCCGCATCGCGGAAAAGCTGCGCATCCGTCCGGCCGATCTGGCCTGA
- a CDS encoding RidA family protein: MTKGNPLTEFFATPGYGPWLRENLHYSQALRIGDRVEISGQGGWDDDINFPADLEDEIVRAFDNVERTLATAGAGWPDVVSVNSYHVPTAPDTIGDDHTRVMVEQFRKRMGDRAPIWTQIGVPALGAPGMRVEIRVTAVIESA, encoded by the coding sequence ATGACGAAAGGCAATCCGTTGACAGAGTTCTTCGCCACACCCGGCTACGGTCCATGGCTGCGGGAAAACCTGCACTACAGCCAGGCTTTGCGCATCGGCGACCGGGTCGAGATCTCCGGGCAGGGCGGCTGGGATGACGACATCAATTTCCCGGCCGACCTCGAAGACGAGATCGTGCGGGCCTTCGACAATGTGGAGCGCACGCTCGCCACGGCAGGCGCGGGCTGGCCCGATGTGGTGTCGGTGAACTCCTACCACGTGCCGACCGCGCCGGACACCATCGGCGACGACCACACGCGCGTCATGGTCGAGCAGTTCCGCAAGCGCATGGGGGACCGCGCCCCGATCTGGACCCAGATCGGCGTGCCGGCACTCGGTGCGCCGGGGATGCGCGTCGAAATCCGCGTGACGGCTGTGATCGAATCAGCCTGA